A DNA window from Seriola aureovittata isolate HTS-2021-v1 ecotype China chromosome 8, ASM2101889v1, whole genome shotgun sequence contains the following coding sequences:
- the LOC130173656 gene encoding small integral membrane protein 32-like, with amino-acid sequence MLRQILLNSTDTPDFDLVLMAQSSTHAPSSLNASHGGSVSVAALLRPTTGRGGGGLREGELHKPDLITYIVMCLLLFLLVLLIVFFINCQLRNSFFASMPYDRSLREARSSYK; translated from the coding sequence ATGCTGAGGCAGATCCTCCTCAACTCCACCGACACCCCAGACTTCGACCTGGTGCTCATGGCCCAGTCCTCCACGCACGCCCCCTCctccctgaacgcctcacacGGGGGCTCGGTGAGCGTTGCGGCTCTTCTGAGACCCACCACGGGGCGAGGTGGAGGCGGGCTCCGGGAGGGCGAGCTGCACAAACCGGACCTGATCACCTATATAGTCATGTGCCTACTGCTCTTCTTGTTGGTGCTGCTCATTGTGTTCTTCATCAACTGCCAGCTCCGGAACTCTTTCTTCGCCTCCATGCCATATGACAGGTCACTGAGAGAGGCCCGTTCCTCCTACAAGTAA